One genomic region from Strix uralensis isolate ZFMK-TIS-50842 chromosome 5, bStrUra1, whole genome shotgun sequence encodes:
- the BBS10 gene encoding BBSome complex assembly protein BBS10 — translation MARRPELGRLAQEAAALAGAVRGALGPRGGRALVVRPCGRALLTRDGRRLLEALSLEPPTARMMAACACSHGAATGDGAKTFVVLLAGVLGGLRAAGGGGGLRRALRAFEEQVLERAVAHGLRGHLLPAVGGRLAETAALEALLEAYLGGRLGPGERRHLARLGCEYCCRCAPAAAPCPSLLRLLGRRFAELHAAVAGLPVASSRVLPGIVLRRDFAAYCPARGNLRAVLVTEPLRPALSAPGVEFLVDSEGRYQASQRWIARRTEALMKHFQSNDVKLLLSSVKQEELVIYYAKLYGVSVVECLSSEEVALICEITGISPYEPFGDNTHREITESAVATFCQPLLLGSKRCVHIGFTSVCAFQPHCLILCGPVEGVNEQHATALQGAFTMLQQLFKTVYQREECKADNESQNEASDVCCWPSSATQKQLVIANAACNSSRVSECQLKVPRGETETQLTDLDLQGSENPARVQTDLQKPSNAISHIKEFSVATDGDGSSTDVQKPHAKCEHRGDVHENCESDSLVDSQKNCSTAALAARNADTGIACERLGVGKDLEKTSCNVVPFKHEKSCVSVAQNYSNCLIEVGSVLPVGGYFEILLHYYIQYYAKQLQQSEVTVVAHVVADALLSIPKSLYRTTEQDSFTKFYLKAVNALRRNQPLPVNERGLESVYCKYQLVISVLHCVTELLSIDLIIGIKRPLQKIKDYDSEDDF, via the exons ATGGCGAGGCGGCCGGAGCTGGGGCGGCTGGCgcaggaggcggcggcgctggcgggcGCCGTGCGCGGCGCCCTCGGGCcacggggcgggcgggcgctggtGGTGCGGCCCTGCGGCCGGGCCCTGCTTACGCGGGACGGGCGGCGCCTGCTGGAGGCGCTCAGCCTGGAGCCGCCGACCGCCAG GATGATGGCTGCCTGCGCCTGCAGCCACGGTGCCGCGACGGGGGACGGCGCCAAGACGTTTGTGGTGCTGCTGGCCGGCGTGCTGGGCGGTctgcgggcggcgggcggcggcggcgggctgcgGCGGGCGCTGCGAGCCTTCGAGGAGCAGGTGCTGGAGCGGGCCGTGGCGCACGGCCTGCGGGGGCACCTTCTGCCGGCTGTCGGCGGGCGGCTGGCGGAGACGGCCGCCCTGGAGGCGCTGCTGGAGGCCTACCTGGGCGGCCGGCTCGGGCCGGGCGAGCGGCGGCACCTGGCGCGCCTCGGCTGCGAGTACTGCTGCCGCtgcgccccggccgccgccccctgcccgtccctgctACGCCTCCTCGGCCGCCGCTTCGCGGAGCTGCACGCCGCCGTAGCGGGCCTCCCCGTGGCGAGCTCCAGGGTCCTGCCCGGGATTGTCCTCCGCAGGGACTTCGCGGCCTATTGCCCGGCGAGGGGGAACCTGCGGGCCGTGCTCGTCACCGAGCCCCTCCGGCCCGCCCTCTCGGCCCCCGGCGTCGAGTTCCTTGTCGACTCCGAGGGCCGGTATCAGGCCTCCCAGCGCTGGATCGCACGGAGGACAGAAGCCTTAATGAAACACTTTCAGAGCAACGACGTTAAGCTATTGCTGTCGAGCGTGAAGCAAGAGGAACTTGTTATCTACTATGCAAAATTATACGGCGTGTCTGTGGTAGAGTGCTTGTCGTCAGAAGAAGTGGCCCTTATCTGTGAAATCACGGGAATCTCGCCTTATGAACCTTTTGGTGataacacacacagagaaatcacTGAAAGCGCAGTGGCAACGTTTTGCCAGCCCTTGCTGCTCGGCTCAAAGAGATGCGTTCACATTGGCTTCACCAGCGTGTGCGCCTTTCAGCCCCACTGCCTAATTCTTTGTGGGCCGGTGGAGGGTGTTAATGAGCAGCATGCTACTGCTTTACAAGGGGCATTTACAATGCTGCAGCAGCTATTTAAAACAGTTTATCAGAGGGAGGAATGCAAAGCAGACAATGAAAGCCAGAATGAAGCCTCAGATGTTTGCTGTTGGCCTTCTTCAGCTACTCAGAAGCAACTCGTAATAGCAAATGCTGCTTGTAACAGCAGTCGGGTTTCTGAATGTCAACTGAAAGTACCTAGGGGTGAAACAGAGACACAACTTACAGACCTTGATTTGCAGGGAAGTGAAAATCCAGCACGTGTGCAAACAGACTTGCAAAAGCCCTCAAATGCCATCTCACACATCAAAGAATTCAGCGTTGCCACTGACGGAGATGGCTCTTCAACAGATGTACAGAAACCGCATGCAAAATGCGAGCATCGGGGTGACGTGCACGAGAACTGTGAAAGCGATTCATTGGTGGACAGTCAAAAGAactgcagcactgctgcattAGCAGCACGTAATGCTGACACAGGCATTGCGTGTGAACGCCTAGGCGTTGGCAAAGATCTAGAGAAAACAAGTTGCAATGTAGTTCCATTTAAGCATGAAAAGAGTTGTGTAAGTGTTGCACAGAATTACTCCAACTGCCTCATAGAAGTAGGATCAGTTTTGCCAGTAGGAGGTTACTTTGAAATCCTGTTACATTATTATATTCAGTACTATGCAAAACAGTTGCAGCAGTCAGAGGTAACTGTGGTAGCTCATGTAGTTGCTGATGCTTTGTTAAGTATTCCCAAGTCCTTGTACAGGACAACAGAACAAGACAGCTTTACCAAATTCTATCTCAAAGCCGTAAATGCGCTCAGAAGAAATCAGCCACTTCCTGTGAATGAGAGAGGTTTAGAATCAGTGTATTGCAAATACCAGTTAGTCATTTCAGTTCTTCATTGTGTTACAGAGCTTCTCTCCATAGATTTAATAATTGGTATTAAACGGCCACTGCAAAAAATTAAGGATTATGACTCGGAAGATGACTTCTGA